One window from the genome of Aquabacterium sp. A3 encodes:
- the dnaG gene encoding DNA primase, with protein MIPPSFIQDLLARTDIADLVGRYVTLKKAGINFKGLCPFHGEKTPSFIVSPSRQTYHCFGCGVHGNAVGFLMEYSGLSFVEAVKDLAQQHGMQVPDDRSRPEDREQQRQLKEKQRTLNDVLARAAQHWKQQLKQTPRAVNYLKGRGLTGEIAARFGLGYAPDNWRGLASVFPSYDDPLLEESGLVIVHEAVPGEHDGKRYDRFRDRIMFPIRNPQGEVIGFGGRVLDKGEPKYLNSPETPVFIKGRELYGLYEGRAALRNKGYAIVTEGYMDVVALAQWGFGNAVATLGTACSAEHVQKLFRFTDQVVFCFDGDAAGRKAAGRALEAALPFATDTRRISFLFLPAEHDPDSYIREHGAEDFERCVHKAVPLSRQVLEHAAADCDLDSAEGRARLLVQAIPMLAQLPQGALQGLIADELAQMARTAGDEVRRRLTAHTAQHTTQHATQHSATRRAADAPGAPRGADDDMPMFEPDQGWPGGDADWGGSQAYDSTHRRSDGQARFGAGRRGRWQGSRWDARGAPQPRRPLPRAATPLDRVVWALVSRSALWLEVPPGTQDLLCDQPPPYGMFFRWLDRIVLDQGQVERDELLQLMRSPESGAPDAEAPFAAMADRILQLHDLPDNQDTADNLIGLIRPLELEALREELNLLLQSGELSELAEARKLELLRLTQALKLEISQHRPIST; from the coding sequence GTGATCCCACCTTCGTTCATTCAGGACCTGCTGGCCCGCACCGACATCGCAGATCTGGTCGGCCGCTACGTCACGCTGAAAAAGGCCGGGATCAACTTCAAGGGCCTGTGCCCCTTCCACGGCGAAAAAACACCGTCGTTCATCGTCAGCCCCAGCCGCCAAACGTACCACTGCTTCGGCTGCGGCGTACACGGCAATGCCGTCGGTTTTTTGATGGAGTACAGCGGTCTGAGCTTTGTCGAGGCCGTCAAAGACCTGGCCCAGCAGCACGGCATGCAGGTGCCGGACGACCGCAGCCGCCCGGAAGACCGCGAACAACAGCGCCAGCTCAAAGAAAAGCAGCGCACCTTGAACGATGTGCTGGCGCGCGCCGCACAGCACTGGAAACAGCAACTCAAGCAAACGCCCCGGGCGGTCAACTACCTCAAAGGGCGCGGGCTGACGGGCGAGATCGCCGCGCGCTTTGGCCTGGGTTATGCCCCGGACAACTGGCGCGGCCTGGCCAGCGTCTTCCCATCCTACGACGACCCGCTGCTGGAAGAGTCCGGCCTGGTGATCGTGCACGAGGCCGTGCCAGGTGAACACGATGGCAAGCGCTACGACCGGTTCCGCGACCGCATCATGTTCCCCATCCGCAACCCTCAGGGAGAGGTGATCGGATTTGGTGGCCGGGTGCTGGACAAAGGCGAGCCCAAGTACCTGAACTCACCGGAAACACCGGTGTTCATCAAGGGCCGCGAACTGTACGGTCTGTACGAAGGCCGTGCCGCGCTGCGCAACAAGGGCTACGCCATCGTCACCGAAGGCTACATGGACGTCGTGGCCCTGGCGCAGTGGGGTTTTGGCAATGCGGTGGCCACCCTGGGCACCGCCTGCTCGGCAGAGCATGTGCAAAAGCTGTTCAGGTTCACCGACCAGGTGGTGTTCTGTTTTGACGGCGACGCAGCCGGACGCAAGGCGGCCGGTCGCGCGCTCGAAGCCGCCCTGCCTTTCGCCACCGACACCCGGCGCATCAGCTTTCTGTTCCTGCCCGCCGAGCACGACCCAGACAGCTACATCCGCGAACACGGCGCAGAGGATTTCGAGCGCTGCGTGCACAAGGCGGTCCCCTTGTCGAGGCAGGTTCTTGAACACGCCGCCGCCGATTGCGACCTTGACAGCGCCGAAGGCCGCGCGCGCCTGCTGGTGCAGGCCATCCCGATGCTGGCCCAGCTCCCTCAAGGAGCGCTGCAAGGACTCATCGCGGACGAGCTGGCCCAGATGGCCCGCACCGCTGGTGATGAGGTGCGCCGTCGTCTGACGGCCCACACCGCCCAGCACACCACCCAGCACGCCACCCAACACAGCGCGACTCGGCGCGCCGCCGACGCCCCGGGTGCCCCCCGGGGGGCAGATGACGACATGCCCATGTTCGAGCCTGATCAGGGCTGGCCCGGCGGCGACGCCGACTGGGGCGGGTCACAGGCATACGACTCCACCCACCGGCGTTCAGACGGACAAGCGCGCTTTGGCGCGGGCCGCCGAGGCCGCTGGCAAGGCTCACGGTGGGATGCACGCGGCGCGCCACAACCCCGGCGCCCCCTCCCCCGCGCAGCCACGCCACTGGACAGGGTGGTCTGGGCGCTGGTCAGCCGCAGTGCCCTGTGGCTGGAAGTGCCACCAGGCACCCAAGACCTGTTGTGCGACCAACCGCCGCCATACGGCATGTTTTTTCGGTGGCTGGACCGCATCGTGCTGGATCAGGGGCAAGTTGAGCGTGACGAACTGCTGCAACTCATGCGCAGCCCGGAAAGCGGCGCGCCAGACGCTGAAGCGCCATTCGCCGCCATGGCCGACCGCATACTGCAACTTCACGACCTGCCCGACAATCAGGACACCGCCGACAACCTGATCGGCTTGATCCGTCCGCTGGAGCTGGAAGCCCTTCGGGAAGAGCTGAACCTGCTGCTGCAATCAGGGGAATTGTCAGAATTGGCCGAAGCCAGAAAACTCGAATTGCTGCGCCTGACCCAGGCTTTGAAACTTGAAATCAGCCAGCATCGTCCCATTTCAACTTGA
- the adk gene encoding adenylate kinase, whose amino-acid sequence MKLILLGAPGAGKGTQAAFLCQHYGIPQISTGDMLRAAVKAGTPLGLEAKKVMDAGQLVSDDIIIGLVKERISQPDCGQGFLFDGFPRTIPQAEAMKAAGVKIDYVLEIDVPDSSIIERMSGRRVHVASGRTYHVTFNPPKVAGKDDVTGEDLIQRDDDHEDTVRKRLDVYHQQTRPLVDYYGQWAATGDNNAPQCRKISGVGTVDEITARALDALSK is encoded by the coding sequence ATGAAACTCATTCTCTTGGGCGCCCCTGGCGCCGGCAAAGGCACTCAGGCCGCTTTTTTGTGCCAGCACTACGGCATTCCCCAGATCTCGACGGGCGACATGCTTCGTGCCGCCGTGAAAGCCGGCACCCCGTTGGGTCTGGAGGCCAAAAAAGTGATGGATGCCGGCCAACTGGTCAGCGACGACATCATCATCGGCCTGGTCAAAGAGCGCATCAGCCAGCCCGATTGTGGCCAAGGCTTTCTGTTTGATGGCTTCCCGCGCACCATCCCGCAGGCCGAAGCCATGAAGGCTGCCGGCGTGAAGATCGACTACGTTCTGGAAATCGATGTGCCGGACTCATCGATCATCGAGCGCATGAGCGGTCGTCGCGTGCATGTGGCCTCAGGCCGCACCTACCACGTCACATTCAACCCGCCCAAGGTGGCCGGCAAGGACGACGTCACGGGCGAGGACCTGATCCAGCGTGACGACGACCACGAAGACACCGTGCGCAAGCGCCTGGACGTGTACCATCAGCAGACGCGTCCGCTGGTGGATTATTACGGTCAGTGGGCCGCCACCGGCGACAACAACGCCCCGCAGTGCCGCAAGATCAGCGGCGTGGGCACCGTCGACGAGATCACCGCCCGCGCACTGGACGCCCTGTCGAAGTAA
- the kdsB gene encoding 3-deoxy-manno-octulosonate cytidylyltransferase, with translation MGSRGFTVLIPARLASSRLPDKPLADILGLPMVVRVAQRARLSDAQRVVVATDHPRIAAACEAHDVAVVMTRADHPTGSDRLAEACRGLGLDGDDRVVNVQGDEPLIDPALINACAQLLLDRPDCVMSTAAHAIHAAHEWRNPNVVKVVTDAKDRALYFSRAPIPWWREAPSNDVLPPDAAGVMRHIGIYGYRAGFLKRFPELPASPLEQVESLEQLRVLWHGERIAVHRSAHAPGPGVDTPEDLERVRALIRGMDTTP, from the coding sequence ATGGGCTCTCGCGGTTTCACTGTGCTCATCCCTGCCCGGCTGGCCTCGTCGCGGCTGCCCGATAAACCACTGGCCGACATCCTGGGTCTGCCCATGGTGGTGCGTGTGGCCCAACGAGCTCGCCTCAGCGATGCGCAGCGCGTGGTGGTGGCCACAGACCATCCGCGCATTGCCGCCGCCTGTGAGGCCCACGATGTGGCCGTGGTCATGACGCGCGCCGACCACCCCACCGGCAGCGACCGCCTGGCCGAAGCCTGTCGCGGCCTGGGGCTCGACGGAGATGACCGGGTGGTGAACGTGCAGGGCGATGAGCCGCTGATCGACCCCGCACTGATCAACGCCTGCGCCCAACTCCTGTTGGATCGCCCCGACTGCGTGATGAGCACGGCGGCCCACGCCATCCATGCCGCGCACGAGTGGCGCAACCCGAACGTGGTGAAGGTGGTGACCGATGCCAAAGACCGGGCGCTGTATTTCTCGCGCGCACCGATCCCCTGGTGGCGCGAAGCGCCGTCAAACGACGTGCTGCCCCCCGATGCGGCCGGCGTGATGCGCCACATCGGCATCTACGGCTACCGCGCAGGCTTTCTCAAGCGTTTTCCCGAGCTGCCCGCCAGCCCGCTGGAGCAGGTTGAATCGCTGGAGCAGTTGCGTGTGCTGTGGCATGGCGAGCGAATTGCCGTGCACCGCAGCGCCCACGCCCCCGGCCCGGGCGTTGACACCCCGGAAGACCTGGAGCGTGTCCGTGCACTGATTCGGGGCATGGACACCACACCCTGA
- a CDS encoding Trm112 family protein: MDTRLIQLLVCPVCKGPLQRELQAPFLVCKADRLAFPIRDGIPVMLESEALPLDENDAPVLAPSA; encoded by the coding sequence ATGGACACCCGACTCATCCAATTGCTGGTCTGCCCTGTGTGCAAAGGCCCGCTGCAGCGAGAGCTGCAGGCCCCCTTCCTGGTGTGCAAGGCCGACCGACTGGCCTTTCCCATCCGTGACGGTATTCCCGTGATGCTGGAAAGCGAAGCCCTTCCGCTGGACGAGAACGACGCGCCCGTGCTGGCGCCGTCTGCCTGA
- the lpxK gene encoding tetraacyldisaccharide 4'-kinase, whose amino-acid sequence MPRKGRPRPAPRPETIVTALAHVLQQAWLKRGALAWALRPISWLMLTVVTLRRQAYRHGLLSRHRLPVPVLVVGNRIAGGAGKTPATLAILAHLKAHGWHPGVLSRGYGAAQRPRPESPLLVRADGKPPDACQTGDEPVLIWRRQRVPMAIASDRVAGGRALLQQHPDIDILVCDDGLQHLRLQRDIEVIVFDERGAGNGWLLPAGPLREPINLRPLPGLVAAPVVLYNAPRASTDLPGHASTSALGLPVALSSWHDHKHSHNHDHKHGADLAHITPPVPSATRPDQCWAMAGVAHPERFFRALRQQGWAFTPLPLADHASLQGPLAWPAAVRDLLITEKDAVKLDPARCARERPNTRIWVIGLDFQPVPDFWHELDAALALIKARPSA is encoded by the coding sequence TTGCCACGCAAGGGCAGGCCGAGGCCCGCACCGCGCCCTGAGACCATCGTGACCGCGCTGGCCCACGTGCTGCAGCAGGCCTGGTTGAAGCGCGGTGCGCTGGCCTGGGCCTTGAGGCCCATCTCCTGGCTGATGCTGACGGTGGTGACTTTGCGCCGCCAGGCCTACCGGCATGGACTGCTCAGCAGGCACCGCTTGCCAGTGCCCGTGTTGGTGGTGGGCAACCGCATTGCGGGCGGTGCAGGCAAGACGCCCGCCACCCTGGCCATCCTGGCTCACCTGAAGGCACATGGCTGGCACCCCGGGGTGCTCAGCCGGGGTTATGGCGCCGCGCAGCGCCCAAGGCCTGAATCACCGCTGCTCGTTCGGGCCGACGGCAAGCCCCCGGACGCCTGCCAGACGGGTGATGAACCCGTGCTCATCTGGCGGCGACAGCGCGTGCCCATGGCCATCGCCAGCGACCGGGTGGCCGGCGGGAGGGCGCTGCTGCAGCAACATCCCGACATCGATATTTTGGTGTGTGACGACGGCCTGCAGCACCTGCGTCTGCAGCGCGACATCGAAGTCATTGTGTTTGACGAGCGAGGGGCTGGCAACGGCTGGCTGCTGCCGGCCGGCCCACTGCGCGAGCCCATCAATCTGCGCCCCCTGCCGGGCTTGGTGGCCGCGCCGGTGGTGCTGTACAACGCCCCCCGTGCCAGCACGGATTTGCCAGGTCACGCCAGCACCAGCGCCTTGGGTCTGCCGGTGGCGCTGTCCAGTTGGCACGACCACAAGCACAGCCACAACCACGACCACAAACACGGTGCCGACCTGGCCCACATCACGCCACCAGTGCCCAGCGCCACACGACCCGATCAGTGCTGGGCCATGGCCGGCGTGGCACACCCGGAGCGATTTTTCAGGGCGTTGCGCCAGCAGGGTTGGGCGTTCACGCCCTTGCCGCTGGCAGACCACGCCAGCCTGCAAGGTCCGCTGGCATGGCCAGCCGCGGTACGAGACCTCCTGATCACCGAAAAAGACGCCGTCAAACTGGACCCCGCACGCTGCGCGCGTGAGCGTCCCAACACACGCATCTGGGTGATCGGCTTAGACTTCCAACCAGTGCCCGACTTCTGGCATGAACTGGATGCCGCCCTCGCCCTCATCAAGGCGCGGCCATCCGCCTGA
- a CDS encoding ExbD/TolR family protein, translating to MNFRKRPALEEPEINLIPFIDVLLVILIFLVLNTTYTKYTELPINLPSANARQAQTRPQEVVVTVTSDGRYVVNQQFVEGRSVELLAAGLQRAAAGRNNLVVVINADAAASHQSVINVMDAARRAGLSQLTFATQGQAEARTAP from the coding sequence ATGAATTTCCGCAAGCGCCCGGCGCTGGAAGAACCCGAGATCAACCTGATCCCGTTCATTGACGTCTTGTTGGTCATCCTGATCTTTCTGGTGCTCAACACCACCTACACCAAGTACACCGAACTGCCCATCAACCTGCCCTCGGCCAACGCCCGGCAGGCGCAAACCAGGCCTCAAGAGGTCGTGGTCACCGTCACCTCTGATGGTCGTTACGTCGTGAACCAGCAGTTCGTCGAGGGGCGCAGCGTTGAGTTGTTGGCCGCCGGATTGCAGCGCGCCGCCGCAGGACGCAACAACCTGGTGGTGGTGATCAATGCCGATGCTGCGGCCTCCCACCAAAGCGTCATCAACGTGATGGACGCCGCCCGACGCGCCGGCTTGTCTCAACTGACCTTTGCCACGCAAGGGCAGGCCGAGGCCCGCACCGCGCCCTGA
- a CDS encoding MotA/TolQ/ExbB proton channel family protein translates to MLSILQAAGWPIIPLLLASIVALALIVERWLSLRVARIAPPTLVDEVIGVTKSHLPTNDTIQKLADNSLLGRVLAEGFKVAANEPRAPEARLRQALESAGRDAVHAMEHYLNALGTIASAAPMMGLLGTVIGMIEIFGASGGGTGGGTDPTQLAHGISIALYNTAFGLIVAIPALMFYRHFRAKVEAYTLTLEQAAERMVPHLLKLTGGRR, encoded by the coding sequence TTGCTGTCGATCTTACAAGCTGCCGGCTGGCCCATCATTCCGCTGCTGCTGGCGTCCATCGTGGCGCTGGCCCTGATCGTTGAACGTTGGCTGAGCCTGCGCGTGGCCCGAATTGCACCGCCGACGCTGGTCGATGAAGTGATCGGCGTGACCAAAAGCCACTTGCCAACCAACGACACCATCCAGAAGCTGGCCGACAACTCCTTGCTGGGTCGCGTGCTGGCCGAAGGGTTCAAGGTGGCAGCCAACGAGCCGCGGGCACCTGAGGCCCGTTTGCGACAGGCGCTCGAATCGGCCGGGCGTGACGCCGTCCATGCCATGGAGCACTACCTGAACGCCTTGGGCACCATCGCCAGCGCAGCGCCCATGATGGGGCTGCTGGGCACGGTGATCGGCATGATCGAGATCTTCGGCGCGTCGGGCGGGGGCACCGGGGGCGGCACCGACCCCACGCAGCTGGCCCATGGCATCTCCATCGCCCTGTACAACACCGCCTTCGGTCTGATCGTGGCCATTCCGGCGCTGATGTTCTACCGGCACTTCAGGGCCAAGGTGGAGGCCTACACCCTCACCCTGGAGCAGGCTGCCGAGCGCATGGTGCCCCATCTGCTCAAGCTCACCGGCGGTCGTCGCTGA
- the xseA gene encoding exodeoxyribonuclease VII large subunit — translation MQLTVETGGRPRVWTVSGLVHAIADALQVRFASVAVRGEISGFTRAASGHAYFTLKDDRGAATLRCAMFRRAYAAATQGGFVPRDGQLVEAVGQVAVYEARGELQLVVERLQPAGDGAWYEQFLRLKARLEADGLFDPARKRALPAYPQRVAVVTSVAAAALQDVLKVLARRAPHVEVCVAPCMVQGAEAPPQIVAALNQVQALHHSGVHIDAVILCRGGGSMEDLWAFNDERVVRAVAACTLPVVCGVGHETDVTLSDFAADLRAPTPSVAAELVCRDAAESSSALDGLAWQLQIRSRRLLDSHAQRLDRAASRLTRPGALLARDRTRLASLEAALRSHWPARQAHAHATLAQWQHRLSVAVPARCRHDDARLRGLEAALNALSPQRVLDRGYAWLSTPSGHVIASVSDVQPGEAVQARLADGVLQLNVESGKPV, via the coding sequence GTGCAATTGACGGTTGAAACTGGCGGGCGGCCCCGTGTCTGGACCGTGTCGGGTTTGGTTCATGCCATCGCTGATGCGCTGCAGGTGCGCTTTGCCAGTGTGGCGGTTCGTGGCGAGATCAGCGGGTTCACGCGGGCCGCCAGCGGGCACGCCTACTTCACGCTCAAGGATGACCGGGGTGCGGCCACATTGAGGTGCGCCATGTTCCGCCGAGCCTATGCGGCGGCCACGCAGGGCGGGTTTGTGCCGCGTGATGGCCAGTTGGTGGAGGCCGTGGGGCAGGTGGCCGTGTATGAGGCGCGTGGCGAGTTGCAACTCGTTGTCGAACGCTTGCAGCCGGCGGGCGATGGCGCGTGGTACGAGCAGTTCTTGCGCCTGAAGGCCCGGCTGGAGGCCGATGGACTGTTTGATCCTGCGCGCAAGCGCGCATTGCCGGCTTACCCGCAGCGGGTGGCGGTGGTCACTTCTGTCGCGGCGGCGGCCCTGCAGGACGTGCTGAAGGTGTTGGCGCGCCGCGCTCCTCACGTCGAAGTCTGTGTGGCGCCCTGCATGGTGCAGGGCGCTGAGGCCCCGCCCCAGATCGTGGCGGCCCTGAACCAGGTGCAGGCGCTGCACCACAGCGGCGTGCACATCGATGCGGTGATTCTTTGTCGCGGTGGCGGCAGCATGGAAGACCTGTGGGCCTTCAATGACGAGCGGGTGGTGCGCGCCGTCGCAGCCTGTACCTTGCCCGTGGTGTGTGGGGTGGGGCATGAAACCGATGTGACCTTGTCAGACTTTGCGGCCGATCTGCGCGCGCCGACGCCATCGGTGGCCGCTGAACTGGTGTGCCGCGATGCGGCCGAGTCGTCGAGCGCGCTCGACGGCCTGGCCTGGCAGTTGCAAATCCGCAGCCGACGCTTGCTGGACAGCCACGCTCAGCGACTTGATCGCGCCGCATCCCGTTTGACGCGGCCCGGTGCGCTGCTGGCCCGTGACCGCACCAGGCTGGCCTCGCTGGAGGCGGCACTGCGCAGCCACTGGCCTGCCAGGCAGGCGCATGCCCATGCCACGCTGGCGCAATGGCAGCACCGCTTGTCCGTTGCGGTGCCTGCTCGCTGCCGGCATGACGACGCCCGGCTGCGCGGCTTGGAGGCCGCGCTCAATGCGCTGTCGCCGCAGCGGGTGCTTGATCGGGGGTATGCCTGGCTGAGCACGCCCTCGGGCCACGTGATTGCCTCCGTGAGCGATGTGCAGCCCGGCGAGGCGGTGCAGGCCCGTCTTGCCGATGGGGTGTTGCAACTGAACGTCGAGTCAGGCAAGCCTGTGTGA
- the sodB gene encoding superoxide dismutase [Fe], which yields MAHTLPPLPYAQDALAPHISKETFEFHYGKHHQAYVTNLNNLIPGTEFESLSLEDIIKKSSGGVYNNAAQVWNHTFFWSCMKPNGGGAPSGKLADAINAKFGSYDAFKEAFTKSAVGNFGSGWTFLVKKADGSVDIVNMGPAGTPLTTGDTPLLTIDVWEHAYYIDYRNARPKFVETFLSSLVNWEFAEKNFG from the coding sequence ATGGCACACACGCTTCCCCCACTGCCGTATGCCCAAGACGCCCTGGCGCCGCACATCAGCAAGGAAACCTTCGAGTTCCACTATGGCAAGCACCATCAGGCCTATGTCACCAACCTGAACAACCTGATTCCCGGCACCGAGTTCGAGAGCCTGTCGCTGGAAGACATCATCAAGAAGTCCAGCGGTGGCGTGTACAACAACGCTGCCCAGGTGTGGAACCACACCTTCTTCTGGAGCTGCATGAAGCCCAACGGCGGTGGCGCACCCTCTGGCAAGCTGGCCGATGCCATCAACGCCAAGTTCGGCAGCTACGATGCCTTCAAGGAAGCCTTCACCAAGTCGGCCGTGGGCAACTTCGGCTCGGGCTGGACCTTCCTGGTCAAGAAGGCCGATGGCTCGGTCGACATCGTCAACATGGGCCCGGCCGGCACCCCGCTGACCACCGGCGACACCCCGCTGCTGACCATCGACGTGTGGGAGCATGCTTACTACATCGACTACCGCAACGCCCGCCCCAAGTTCGTGGAAACGTTCCTCAGCAGCCTGGTGAACTGGGAATTTGCAGAGAAGAACTTCGGCTGA
- a CDS encoding 2-oxoglutarate dehydrogenase E1 component, giving the protein MMQQFRSNSYLFGGNAPYVEELYEAYLDNPGSVPDNWRAYFDALQNVPAADGTQSRDVAHAPVVESFAQRAKANAFQVKTSSADLDVARKQVHVQSLIAAYRFLGSRWADLDPLKRQERPKIPELEPSFYGLNESDMDMTFSATNTYFTKSEHMTLREIVQALRETYCGSIGAEYMHITDPAEKRWWQERLESIRSKPTFSAEKKKHILERLTAAEGLERFLHTKYVGQKRFSLEGGESFIASMDELIQRGGERGVQEIVIGMAHRGRLNVLVNTLGKQPKDLFSEFEHTAPEQLASGDVKYHQGFSSDVSTPGGPVHLSLSFNPSHLEIVNPVVEGSVRARQDRRGDAEGDQVLPIVVHGDAAFAGQGVVMETLALAQTRGYYTGGTVHIVINNQIGFTTSDPRDSRSTLYCTDVVKMIEAPVLHVNGDDPEAVVLSTQLALDYRQEFNKDVVVDIVCFRKLGHNEQDTPAMTQPLMYKKIAKHPGTRKVYADRLVAGGSMSADTPDALVKAYREAMEAGRHTVDPVLTNFKSKYAVDWTPYLGKKWTDAADTAVPLAEFRRLAERITTIPDSFKLHPLVQKVIDDRAAMGRGEVNIDWGMGEHMAFASLVSSGYPVRLSGEDCGRGTFTHRHAVLHDQNREKYDEGFYVPLQHVAENQAPFVVIDSILSEEAVLGFEYGYAGSDPNSLVIWEAQFGDFVNGAQVVIDQFIASGEVKWGRANGLTLMLPHGYEGQGPEHSSARLERFMQLAADNNMQIVQPTTASQIFHVLRRQMVRMFRKPLVIMTPKSLLRHKDATSPLSEFTRGEFRTVISEHDDSIQASKVKRIICCSGKVYYDLVKKRTEKKSDDVVILRVEQLYPFPHKAFAAEIKKYPNATDLVWCQDEPQNQGAWFFVQHYIHENMAEGQRLGYAGRPASASPAVGYAHLHIEQQKALLDQAFAKLKGFVLTK; this is encoded by the coding sequence ATGATGCAGCAGTTCAGGTCGAACTCGTACCTGTTCGGGGGCAACGCCCCATACGTTGAAGAGTTGTACGAGGCTTACCTCGACAATCCGGGCTCGGTGCCAGACAACTGGCGCGCCTACTTCGACGCCCTCCAGAACGTTCCCGCCGCCGATGGCACGCAGAGCCGAGATGTTGCTCACGCGCCGGTCGTCGAGTCGTTTGCGCAACGCGCCAAAGCCAATGCGTTTCAGGTCAAGACCAGTTCGGCCGACCTGGATGTGGCGCGCAAGCAAGTGCACGTTCAGTCCTTGATCGCTGCTTATCGTTTCCTTGGCTCCCGCTGGGCAGACCTTGACCCGCTCAAGCGTCAGGAACGCCCCAAGATCCCTGAACTTGAGCCCTCGTTTTATGGCCTGAACGAGTCCGACATGGACATGACGTTCAGCGCCACGAACACCTACTTCACCAAGTCCGAGCACATGACCCTGCGGGAGATCGTGCAGGCCTTGCGTGAAACGTACTGCGGCAGCATCGGTGCCGAGTACATGCACATCACCGATCCGGCTGAAAAACGCTGGTGGCAAGAGCGCCTGGAAAGCATTCGCTCCAAGCCAACCTTTTCAGCCGAGAAGAAAAAGCACATCCTTGAGCGTCTGACCGCTGCGGAAGGCCTTGAGCGTTTCCTGCACACCAAGTACGTGGGGCAGAAGCGTTTTTCGCTTGAAGGTGGTGAGAGCTTCATTGCGTCGATGGACGAGCTGATCCAGCGCGGCGGCGAGCGCGGTGTGCAGGAAATCGTGATCGGCATGGCCCACCGTGGCCGCCTCAACGTGCTGGTCAACACCCTGGGCAAGCAGCCCAAGGACCTCTTCTCCGAGTTCGAGCACACCGCACCCGAGCAACTGGCCTCGGGTGACGTGAAGTACCACCAGGGCTTTTCCTCCGACGTGTCCACGCCTGGCGGCCCGGTGCACCTGTCGCTGTCGTTCAACCCATCGCACCTCGAAATCGTCAACCCGGTGGTTGAAGGTTCGGTTCGTGCGCGACAAGACCGACGGGGTGACGCCGAAGGCGACCAGGTGCTCCCCATCGTCGTGCACGGCGACGCCGCCTTTGCAGGCCAGGGCGTGGTGATGGAAACGCTGGCACTGGCCCAGACCCGTGGCTACTACACGGGCGGCACGGTGCACATCGTCATCAACAACCAGATCGGGTTCACCACCTCCGACCCGCGCGACAGCCGCTCCACCTTGTACTGCACCGACGTGGTCAAGATGATCGAGGCGCCTGTGCTGCACGTCAACGGCGACGATCCGGAGGCCGTGGTGCTGTCCACGCAACTGGCGCTGGACTACCGCCAGGAGTTCAACAAGGATGTGGTGGTGGACATCGTCTGCTTCCGCAAGCTGGGCCACAACGAGCAGGACACGCCTGCCATGACCCAGCCCCTGATGTACAAGAAAATTGCCAAGCACCCCGGCACCCGCAAGGTGTACGCCGATCGCCTGGTGGCCGGCGGCAGCATGTCGGCAGACACGCCCGACGCGCTGGTGAAGGCCTACCGCGAGGCCATGGAGGCAGGGCGCCACACGGTCGACCCGGTGCTGACCAATTTCAAGAGCAAGTACGCGGTTGACTGGACACCCTACCTGGGCAAGAAGTGGACCGATGCCGCTGACACGGCGGTGCCACTGGCCGAGTTCCGTCGACTGGCCGAGCGCATCACCACCATCCCTGACAGCTTCAAGCTGCATCCCCTGGTGCAAAAGGTCATTGACGACCGTGCGGCCATGGGCCGAGGCGAGGTCAACATCGACTGGGGCATGGGCGAACACATGGCGTTCGCGTCCCTGGTGTCCTCGGGCTATCCGGTGCGACTGTCTGGTGAAGACTGTGGTCGCGGCACGTTCACGCACCGCCACGCGGTCTTGCACGACCAGAACCGCGAGAAGTACGACGAGGGCTTTTACGTGCCTTTGCAGCACGTGGCCGAGAACCAGGCACCGTTCGTGGTGATCGACTCCATCCTCTCTGAAGAGGCGGTGTTGGGTTTTGAGTACGGTTATGCCGGCTCTGATCCCAACAGCCTGGTGATCTGGGAGGCGCAGTTCGGTGATTTCGTCAACGGCGCGCAGGTGGTGATCGACCAGTTCATCGCATCGGGCGAAGTGAAGTGGGGGCGTGCCAACGGCCTGACGTTGATGCTGCCCCACGGCTACGAAGGGCAGGGCCCCGAGCACAGCTCGGCGCGTCTGGAGCGCTTCATGCAGTTGGCCGCCGACAACAACATGCAGATCGTGCAGCCCACCACGGCCAGCCAGATCTTCCATGTGCTGCGTCGTCAGATGGTGCGCATGTTCCGCAAGCCGCTGGTGATCATGACGCCGAAGTCCCTGCTGCGACACAAGGACGCCACGTCGCCGCTGTCCGAGTTCACGCGCGGTGAGTTCCGCACCGTGATCAGCGAACACGACGACTCCATCCAGGCCAGCAAGGTCAAGCGCATCATCTGCTGCTCTGGCAAGGTCTATTACGACCTGGTCAAGAAGCGCACCGAGAAGAAGTCGGACGATGTGGTGATCCTGCGCGTCGAACAGCTCTATCCGTTCCCGCACAAGGCCTTTGCCGCCGAGATCAAGAAGTACCCCAACGCGACAGACCTGGTGTGGTGCCAGGATGAGCCGCAAAACCAGGGGGCCTGGTTCTTTGTGCAGCACTACATCCACGAGAACATGGCAGAGGGCCAGCGCCTGGGTTACGCCGGTCGTCCGGCCTCGGCCTCGCCCGCTGTGGGGTATGCGCACTTGCACATCGAGCAGCAAAAAGCGCTGCTGGATCAGGCGTTTGCCAAGCTCAAGGGTTTCGTTCTCACCAAGTAA